The genomic window CCAGTTCCACGCCGCGCGGGATGCTGAAATTCTCATAGCTCTGCCGCTTCGTGATGGCGAACCTGGAGCCTGACCTCACGTCCGAGTAACCGTGACATGAGATGATCCAATTTGGCTGCGGCATGGCCTCGTGCCCCTGTGCGATCGCCTACAGGAAGTTGGGATTGGTGGCGGCGCTTGCAACGCGCAGCTCCTCCTTTCCTGTGCCTCCCGTCATCAATCCGCGTAGCTCGGGTCGCTGCGGTCCAGCAGCCGCTTCAGCGCCGCGAAGTGGTATTCGGGGCCGCTCATCGCCATGGTCGGGTCCTTCCAGGCGGCCTGGACGCGCATCTTCTCCAGCACCTCCTCCTTGACGAAGCGGCGGCGGTGGCCGGTCCACATGGAGAACAGCTGCGTCCGGCAGGCGCGCTCCAGGTAATAGAGGCGGTGATAGGCCTGGGCGACGGAATTTCCCGTCACCACCACGCCGTGGTTGGCCAGCATCAGGATGGGCTTGCCGTCCATGAGGGCGGCCATGCGCGCCCCTTCCTCATGCTCATGGGCGAAGCCGTTGTAGTCGTAGTCATAGGCGATGCGGTTGTGAAACTGCAGGGCGCTCTGCCCCGTCATCTCGATGGTCATGTCCTCCAGCTGCGAGATGGCGGTGCAATAGGGCATGTGGGTGTGCAGCACGCAGGCCGCGCCCGTGGCTTCATGGATGGGCGCATGGATGCAGATGGCGCTGCGGTCGGCCGGCCCCGTGCCTTCCAGCACCGTGCCGTCGAACGCCACCTCGATCAGGTTGCTGGCCGTCACCTCCGACCAGTGCAGCCCATAGGCGTTGAGGTAGAACCGACCCGGCCGGCCCGGCACCATCAGGGTGAAGTGGTTGTCTATGGCCTCGTGGAAGTCATGCAGCACGGCCAGGCGATGGGCGGCGGCCATGTCGATGCGGGCCTGGCGGCGCTGCTCGACATGGATTTCGGCCGCGGGGTCCTTGACGCTCGACATGGGGGGCTCCGGTCCGGTGGGGGCGGGGCCCATCAACCCATGTCGGACGGGCGGATGCAAGGCATCAGACGGGGCAGGGCCTCAGGCGGGCGGGAGGCACAGCACATCCTTGTGCGGCACCCGCACGGAAAGCCGCCCCGCCTCGGCCTGCGCGGCGCGGGCCTCCGCCCAGGCCTCGATGCGCCCGGCCTCGCGGGTTTCGTGGCGCATGGCGGCCTCGGCATGGCCCAGCGCCAATTCGCGCGCCATGGCGCCGGCCTGGCGCGGGATGCGCCAGTCGGTCGGCGCCGTCAGCACCTGATAGCTCTGGGCCGCGAAGGCGCGGGCGATGGCCGCCGGCGCCTCCACCCCCAGCGCCGGCCCGCCGAAGCCCTTCACCCGCCGCTGGTCGCGGCCGAAGCCGCGCGCCACCCAGGCATCATCCGGGTGCGGGGGCATGAAACGCTCCCGTCCCGAGACGTTCAGCGCGGCGTAGAAGGGCAGGCGGTGTTCGGCCAGGGCCGCGGCCAGCGCCTCCACCCAGCGCTCCGACACCAGGTCGCACAGGGCGGAACAGGTCACGGCGTCCACGCGGTCCAGCGGCAGCCCCTCCGGCGCGCGGGCGAGGTCCGTGAGAATCCCCTCGATGCGCCAGGCGCCGTGCGGCGAGTGCAGCAGCAGCGCCTTCTTCTGCGGCCAGGTGGCGCGCCAGCCCCAGTCATGGGCGGCCTCCATCATGCTGTCGAAGGCGCGGGACATGAGGTCCGCATCGGCGTCCGCCAGCACCCAGGCATGGGGGCGCTGGGGCACATGGCCCAGCCAGCGCGTCAGGCTGCCCGTGCCGGCGCCGAGGTCGAGGAAGCGCGGGCGGGCCACCTCGTCCAGGTGCTCCAGCAGGGCTTCGGCCAGTTCCATGCTGCGCGATTCGGCATCGAAGCCCTCGCGCAGGGAGAGCCAGTCGCCGTCAAAGCTCTCAGCCATGGGGGGCCTCCAGGATGGTGGCGAGCCTGGCCGCCTGGTCTTCCCAGCGCGGCAGGGCCTGCCCGGCCTTCCAGGCGGCATCCGCCATCTGCGCCCGCAGCGCCGTGTCATAGATGGGCCGGCGCATGCCCCGCGAGAGGGAGTTGAAATCCCCCGGCGGCGCCAGGATGGCCGAGCCGGGGGCGACCAGATCCGCCACCGCCCCCCCGGTGCAGAGCGCCATGGGAAGGCCGCGCGCCTGGGCTTCCGCCACCACCATGCCATAGCCCTCGTAATGGGTTGCGAGCGCGAAGAGGTCGGCCGTGGCGTATTCCGCCTCCAGGCTGGCGGTGTCGAGCCCGCCCAGGAATTCCACCCGCGCGCCGAGGCCCAGCTCCTCCACCAGCGCCTCCAGGCTGTGCAGGTGAACCGGGTCATGGGCCGCGCCCACGATGCGCAGCGTCCAGTCCAAATCCGTCAGCCGTTCCAGCGCGCGCAGCAGCACGTCATGCCCCTTGCGCGGGATGATGGAGCCGACCGCCAAAATCCGGCAGCCCGGCCCGCCCGAGCCCTGGCTGCGTGGCGCGGGGTCCGTGCCGGGCTCCACCACCGACACACGCTCCAGGTCCACGCCAAAGGTGCCGAGCGTCGTCGCCGTCATGGGCGAGGTGACGACCAGCTTCGCGCAGGCGGCGAAGAGGTCGCGCTCGATAGGCTCCAGCGCCTCCCGGTCCAGCCCCTGTTCCAGGCTGACCGGGTGATGGATCAGCCCCACCGCGCCGCGCGCCGCCAGCGCATCCCGGTGCGGGGCGAAGGCGGGCAGGCCAAGCCCGTCCACCAGCGCGACCTCGCCCGCGCGCAGCCCGGAAAGCGCCGCGCCGGCGGCGTCCCGCGCGGCGGCATCGGCCATGGGGTGCGCGCCGGCCAGCTCCACCACGCGCACGGCATGGCCCCGCGCCCGCAGCCCCTCGACCATGCGACGGTCATAGAGATAGCCGCCCGAGATGGTGTCGAAGGGGGCGGGGACGATCAGCGCGATGTCCATGGCTGTTCAGCGCTCCACAGGCCCTTCGAAGGCGGCCCAGGCGATATGGCTCTCGCGCAGCAGCACCTTGATGCCCGTCACCCCATCCCCGCCCGGCCCCATGCGCCCGTCGCGGCAGGCGGCCGCCAGCAGCCCGTGGATGTGCAGGCAGAGATATTCCGTCGTGGTGTTCTTGCCCGCGAAGACCTGTTCCTCGTCGAGGTTGCGGTAGTCCAGCGCGGAGAGGATCTTCCGCAGCTCATCCTTCGCCAGGCCGATGTCGATCAGCAGGTGCAAGTGGTCGAGCTTGGGCGCGCGGAACTCCGCCTCCACCACGAAGGTCGCGCCATGCAGGCGCTGGGCGGGGCCGAACTCCGCGCCGCGGAAGCTGTGCGCGATCATGATGTGGTCCACGACGGTCAGGCTGAACATCGGCAGGCCTTTCAGTAGATGACGAGGGGGCAGAGCGGCTGGGCCGCGCCCGGTGGGGGGTCAAGCAAGGCGGTGATGCGCGCGGGAAGTTGGTCGAAGGGCGTCTCGGGGCCGAGCAGCGCGTCCAGTCGCGCATCGGCCGCCAGCAGGTCCAGCGCCAACGCCATGCGCTGCCCATGGCTGCGCCGCCCGCGCATGGCGGGGCTGACATGGCCGACCTGGGTGGAGACCAGCCGCAGCCGCTTGTGGTGGAAATCCGCCCCCAGCGGCAGGGCCGGCGTGGCGGCGCCGAACCAGGAGGCCTCGATGATCCGGGCCTCGAACGCCGCGCGGTTCAGCGCGAGGCACAGCCCCGCCTCGCTGGCCGTCGCGTGGAAGATCAGTTCCTGTTCACCGGGCGCGTCCTCGGGCGGGGCGAAGCGAGCGCCCAGGCTCTCGGCCAGGGCGGCGCGTGCGGGGTCGCGGTCCACCACCGTCACCTGCACGCCCGGGATGCGCGCCAGCAGCGCGGCGATCAAGAGCCCCACCACGCCGGCGCCGATCACCATGGCGCGCTCGCCGGGCAAAGGTCCCGCGTCCCAGATGGCGTTCAGCGCCGTTTCCATATTCGCCCCCAGCACGGCGCGGCGCGTGGGCAGCGCGTCCGGCAGGGGCGCGCAGAGGCCGGCGGGGATGACCAAGCGCGACTGATGCGGGTGCAGGCAGAACACACGCTGGCCCTGGTGCGGCCCGGCCTCGACCTCGCCCACCAGGCAGTAGCCGTATTTCACGGGGAAGGGGAAATCCCCCTCCTGCATGGGGCCGCGCATCTGGGTGGCGGCCTCGGGCGGGACGCGGCCGAAATGCACCAGCCGCTCGGTCCCGCGCGAAATCCCCGAGGCCAGGGCGCGCACCAGGTTTTCGTCCGGCCCGGGTTCGGGGCAGGGGGCGGGGCGCAGCTCGGCCCGGCCCGGCGCCACATGCCAGAACGCCTGCGTCATGGCGCGCGCCGATCCAGCGCGATGTCGAACAGCACGTCGGGCGCGATGTCATGCACATTCCAGCCGAAGCGCATCCCCTGCTCGATGCGGTTCACCTCCGGCAGGGCGAAGGCCGGGCGGCCGGAGCCCAATATCATGGGCGCCACCGTCACATGCAGCCGGTCGAGGCACCCCGCCGCCAGGAAACGCGAGACGGTCTGCCCGCCCCCCTCCACGAAGATGCGCGTGAGCCCTCGCGCCGCCAGCGCCCGCAGCAGAGCGGGCAGGTCCAGCCCGCCATCCGCGCCGCGCGCCACGCGCAGCACCTCGGCCGTGCCGTGCCGCGCCGGCCCGTCCTCGGCCGCGACCAGCAAAGTGGGCGGGCCCTCGCGGAAGATGCCGTAATCGGCGGAAAGCCGGCGCGAGGCGTCCAGCACCACCCGCACGGGCGAGGGGCCTTCCACCCGCCGCGTGGTCAGGCGCGGGTCATCCTCCCGCACCGTGGCCGCGCCCACCAGCACGGCATGGCACAGCGCGCGCAGCCGGTGGGTGTGGCGCAGATCGCCCTCGCCGCCGATCCATTGGCTGTGGCCGCTGCGGGTGGCAATGCGCCCGTCCAGCGTCTGCGCGAGCCGCCCCACGACCACACAGCCATCGGGCGCCGAAGGGCGGAAGAGGGGCCCGAACAGCCCCGCCATGGCGCCCGCGCGGCCGGGTTCCCCCGCCAGCAGTGCCTGCCATTCCGCTTCGAACCCGGGGCCATCCATGCGGCCCGGTTCTGTCAGGCCCGCGTCACCACCGCAAGGGCCGCGGCCTGGGCGCCCGGCCGATGGCGGCCCTGGCGGCCATAGCCCGGCGCATGGGCCGCGGGGCGGCTGGCCACCGCGATGGTCTCGATCACGCGGGATTGCAGCGCGATGGCCTCCTCCAGCAATTTCCGGTTCTGCTGGCCGAGCGAGCCGAGGTCGGTCGCCAGGCGTTCCGCCACCTGGCGCAGCCCGCCCTCGGCACGCGCGCCGACCCGGGTGGCGGCCGCGGTGGCGGCGGCGAAGGCGTCGGTGGCCTGCACCTTGCGCGTGGCCATGGCGGCGGCGCGGGTGAGGTCGAGCGCGGCCAGCGCCTCGTTCTCGGCGCGAAGGGCCTCGGCGAGGCGCTCCCCGGCGGCGATGACGGCATCCATCATGGGCGGTTCTCCTGTGACTGGGCTTGGGTGCGGATCATGTGGGCGAGGACCATGTCGGCGAGCCCGATGCCCCGCCCGCCGCGCGCGGCGGAAGTGGCGAAGGCCTCGACGAGCATGGGCCGCCATTGCGCCTCGGCGGACCCGCCGCCGAAGGGGGATTTGTCATTGTGGGCGGCGGCGAAGGCGGGTTGCAGCAGCTGGGCCAGCACCTGGGCCTCGAAGGCCTGGGCCGCCTGCCGCATGCGTGGGGGCACCTGGGCGGCGGCGGTGGGGGCCATGGGCGTGATCATCAGCGGACCTCCAACTCGGCCTGGAGCGCACCCGCCGCGCGGATGGTCTGCAGGATGGTGATCAGGTCGCGGGGCCCGACGCCCAGGCTGTTCAGCCCGCGCACCAGCTCCTCCAGCGTCACGCCGCCATCCAGCACGCCCACGCGGCGTTCGCGCTGGTCATCCACCTCGATCTGGGTGCGGGGCACCACCGCGGTCTCGCCGCCCGCCAGCGGGTTGGGCTGCACCACCTGCGGCGTCTCGGTGATGCGGATGGTGAGGTTGCCCTGCGCGATGGCCACCGTGGAGACCCGCACATTGGACCCCATGACGATGGTGCCGGACGCCTCCTCGATCACCACCCGCGCCACCTGGTCGGGGGTGACGCGCAACTGCTCGATGTCGGTGATGAAGGCGACCGGGTCCCGGCTGCCCAGGTTCAGCAGCACGGTGCGCGGGTCGGTGGCCCGCGCCACCCCCTGGCCCTGGGCGCGGTTGATGGCGGCGGCGATGCGCCGCGCCGTGGTGAAGTCGGGGTTGCGCAAGGCGAGGCGCAGGGTGGGCCGGTTCGCCAGCGTGAAGGGCACCGCGCGCTCCACGATCGCGCCGGCCGAAATCCGCGCCGAGGTCGGCACGCCGCGCTGCACGCTGCCGCCGGCACCCCGCGCCGCGATGGCGCCCGTGGCGACGGCGCCCTGGGCCACCGCATAGACCTCGCCATCCGCGCCGAGCAGGGGGTCACCACCAGCATGCCGCCCGTGAGGTTCTGCGCGTCGCCCAGGGAGGAGATGGCGACATCAATGCGCGAGCCGGGCTGCGCGAAGGCGGGCAAATTGGCCGTCACCATCACGGCCGCGATGTTGCGCGTGTCCAGCCGCGCCTCATTGTCGCGGGTGTTCACGCCCAGCCGTTCCAGCATCCCCACCAGGGATTGCCGGGTGAAGATGGCGGTGCGGAGCCTGTCGCCGGTGCCGGGCAGGCCCACCACCAGGCCATAGCCCACCAGCTGGTTGTCGCGCACGCCCTCGACATCCGCGATGTCCTTGATGCGCACGGGCTGGGCGAGCGCCAGGCCCGGCAGCAGCAGGAGCAGGGCGAGCAAGCCCCCCATCCGCCGCATGGCCGACCACACCCCCTTGGGGGCGGCGCGTTCATCCGCTGGCAACACAATACCTCCACCTTCCAGACGCCCCGGAGCGGGGCCCCAGGTGCCTCGCAACCGGCATGCCAGCCCTGGAGCCCTTTCTGGCCGGCAAAGCCTGCCGGGGATGCGTGAAACCTGCCGGGGGGCGGCAGCAGCGGGACGAAAGGAGAGGGCCAGCATGGTCGAGCCGATCCGGGGCTATGGGGTGACGGCGCGGCGTGCCGCGCGCGGGCCCGCCGGCTTTCGCCTGGCCGAGAGCGAGGCGCCCACCCATGCGGCCGCCATCGCCCCCATGGCCGGGCTCGGTGTGGGCGTGCCCCCGCCCGCCCTGACGCCCGCGGAGCGGGACGCCACCGCCGCCCGCCGTGGCCAGGCCCTGTTGCAGGAACTGACGGGGCTGCAGGCCGGGCTGCTGGCCGGGCAACTGCCCGAATCGGCCCTGCGGCGCCTCGCGGCCCTGGCGGAGGGCGAGGCCGGCCATGACCCCGCGCTGCGCGAATTGGTGGGAGGAATTGCCCTGCGCGCCCGCATCACCCTGGCCAGGCTGGGCCGCTGACGCGCCATTTGTCCGGTCGAAGCCGAACAGGGTCATGCACTTGTCGTGATTGACCCCTTGTTGTGACGAATGCTCCCGCCTATGGTCCGCCCGCCCTGGGAGGGCGGCAGGCGCCGGGCTTGCCGCACCGTGTAGGGGAGGCAAGAAGAATGGTCGTGACGCTGCCGCCCGACTATCGTCCTTCAGAGGACGAAGAATTCATGAACGCCCTCCAGCAGGAGTATTTTCGCCAAAAGTTATTGAGGTGGCGCCACGAGTTGCTGCGTGAGGCGGGCGTCACACTGAATTCGCTCTCCGCTGGCGGCATTACCGAGGCCGACTTGACCGACCGGGCCAGTGTCGAGACCGACCGCGCCCTGGAACTTCGCACCCGCGACCGCGCCCGCAAGCTGATCTCCAAGATAGATCAGGCGCTGGAACGGATTTCCAACGGCACCTACGGCTATTGCGAGGAAACCGACGAGCCCATCGGGCTGCGCCGCCTCGAAGCCCGCCCCATCGCCACCCTCTCCATCGAAGCGCAGGAGCGGCATGAGCGGATGGAGAAGGTCCACCGCGACGACTGAACGTCGCGGTGAGGTCCGGACAGGTGAGGGGCCTGCCGGCCCCTTTTTGGCGCGGCTGATTCACCGCTCCGGCTTTCGCCTCTGCGGATCAGACGCTAGGCGCCGCGGCTGATTCACCGCTCCGGCTTTCGCCTCCGCGGATCAGACGCTAGGCCGCCTCGCTCTCCAGCGCCCGCCCGCGGATGAAGTCGCTGGCCTTCTCCGCGATCATCAGCGTGGTCGCATAGGTGTTGGCGCTGGTCATGCTGGGCATGATCGAGGCGTCCACCACCCGCAGCCCCTGCATCCCGTGCACGCGCAGCCGGTCATCCACCACCGCCGTCGGGTCGGTCGCCGGGCCCATCCGCGCCGTGCCGATCAGGTGGTAGGTCGTGCTGCCATTGCGGTAGGCGAAGTCCAGCAGCTCGTCATCCGATTGCGCGTCGAGGCCGGGCAGCGTCTCCGTCTCCAGGAAGGGCGCCATCTCCGGCCGGTTCAGCAGGCGGCGGATGAGGCGGATGCCGCCCAGATGCACCCGGCGGTCATTCTCATCCTTCAGGTAGTTGGGCTGGATCTCGGGGTCGTCGAACACGTCGCGGCTGGTCGCGCGCACCCAGCCGGTGCTCTCGGGGCGGTGCTGCCAGGCGCCGGCGGTCACGCCGGGGTAGTCGTCCAGCACATAGACCTGCCCCTCCTTGTAGCTGCCGGGGGTGAAGACGCATTGCAGATCGGGCTGGTCCAGCCCCTCGAAGCTCTTCCAGAAGACATAGACGTGGGAAGGCGCGGTCGCGAGGATGCTGGGCTGCCCCATGCCCCAGCGCGCCACCTGGCCCCCCAGCCGCACGCCCCGCGCGAGTTCGTTCAGCGTGGTGACACCGGGCTTGGCGCGCCAGACCACGCGGGAGGCGTAGTGGTCGCGGAAATTCTCGCCCACGCCGCGCAGTTCGTGCCGCACCTCCACGCCCAAGGATTGCAGCAGCGGCGCGGGGCCGATGCCGCTCACCTGCAGCAGCCGCGCCGTGTTGACCGTGCCGCCGCAGAGGATCACCTCGCGCCGCGCGCGCACCGTGGTGGAAGGCCCGCCGCGCTTGCGCTGGTAGGTGACGCCGACCGCGCGCTTGCCCTCCATCAGGATGGCATTCGCGCGCGCCTCGGTCCGCAGGTCCAGGTTGGGACGCGCCAGCGCCCCGTGCAGGAAGGCGCGATAGGCCGAGACACGCTTGCCGTTCAGGATGGCGCGCTGGAAATAGCCCACGCCCGCCTGGTCACCGGAATTGTAGTCGGGGTTGCGCGGGATGCCCGCCGCCTCGCAGGCTGAAATGAAGGCCTCGCTGAGCGGGTTGATCCAGTCCATGTCGGTGACGGGGATGCCCTGTTCGCGCCCGCGCTTGTCGGCCTCGCCATAGCCGAGGCGGCGTTCGGTGCGGCGGTAATAGGGCAGGCTGTCGGCATAGCCCCAACCGCGATTGCCGCGCTGCGCCCAGGAATCGAGATCGCCGGGCTGGCCGCGATTGTAGATCATCCCGTTCACCGAGGAGGAACCCCCCAGCGTGCGCCCCTGCACGGTGGCGATGGGACGCCCGCCCGTGCGCTCGGTCGGTGCCGTGCGGAACTGCCAGGTGACCGAGGGGTCCTTCAGCGTCTTGATGAAGCCCGCCGGGATATGGATGAAGGGATTGCGGTCCTTGGGGCCGGCTTCCAGCACGCAGACGCGCACGGCGCTGTCCTCGGAAAGCCGCGCGGCAAGGAGCGACCCCGCGGCGCCACAGCCCACGATCACATAGTCGAATTCGTCGTCCATGGCGCTTCCCCGGGATTGCTTCGCGGGCATGAGCCTAATCCGGCCGGGCCGGGCGGGGGAAGGCGGCGCCGCGTGGGATTTGTGGGCGGCGTCGCCCCGCGCGGGGCCGGCTGGCCCGGGGCTTGCTCATTCCGGTGGCCGCGCCCGTCGCGGCCGGACCTGTGCGCCCCGCGCCTGGCCGCAACGCCATGGCCCAGGAGGACCGCCACCATGCACGACGTGCCGGACGAACCGCAGATGCCGCCCGAGGCGCGCGCCTTCCTGGAGGAACGGCTGAAGGCCGCCACCTGCTATCTCGAATATGGCACGGGGGGCAGCACGCTGCTGGCGCTGCGGCTGGGTGTGCCTCGGGTCTATTCCGTCGAATCCGACCGGCCCTTCGCGGAACGCGTCCAGCGCGCCGCCGCGCAGGCGCGCCGGCCGGGCACAGGCTTCTGGCTGATGCTGGCCCATGTGGGCGAGACCGCCGAATGGGGCCGCCCCGCCAACACCCAGGCCTGCCGGCAATGGCCGGGCTACCCGCTGCAGATCTGGCACGAGATCGAGAAGCGCGGGCACGCGCCGGACCTGATCCTGATTGACGGCCGTTTCCGGGTGGCCTGTTTCCTGGCCTGCCTGCTGAAGGCTGGGCCGGGCACGCTGATCCTCTTCGACGACTACATGGACCGCGCGCAGGACTACCATGTGGTGGAGCGGCACCTGGCCCCCGCCTCGACCATGGGGCGGTGCGCGGTCTTCTCGGTGCCGGAGGCGGTGGATGCGGCAGCCATCGCCTTCGACCTGGCGCGCCACGTGGTGCGCCCCGAATAGGAGGCGTGGCCCCGCGGTCGGCGCCGCGGCAACGGAGCCGGCCAGGCAGGAAGAGGGCCCGGTGGGGCCCCCGCGAAAGCGCGAAGCGATTTCGTGGGGTGTCGTCCGGGGCCCCCGCGAAGGTTTCGCCGGCGCATACGGCGCTTCCGCGCCGTTGCCGCCGGCGAAAACTTCGTGGGGAAGCTAGAAGGGCAGTAGGATGTCGAGCAGTTGCTGCCCCAGCCGCGGCTGCTGGATGTCGCTGAGCGAACCGCGCCCCCCATAGGCGATGCGCGCCTCCGCCAGCCGGTCATGCCGCACCGTGTTGTCGCTGCCGATATCCTGCGGGCGGACGATGCCCTGCACGGTCAGCTCGCGCATCTCGTTGTTCACCCGCACCTCCTGCCGGCCCATCACCACCATGTTGCCGTTGGGCAGGGATTGGGTGATGACGCCGGCCAGCCGCAGCGTGATCTGCTCGGTGCGGCGCACGCTGCCCGTGCCATCGGCCGTGCCGGTGCTGTTGGTGCCGATCAGCCGCGCGGGGTCCACCGTGTTGGGCAGCACGCGCGGCACCGCGTTCTCCAGGCCGAGCAGCGCGGGCATGCCCATCTCCTGCGTGCCGCCGCGCGTCGCCTGGGTGCGGTTCTGCAGCTGCGCCTGGTCCTGGATGGAGACGAGGATAGTGATCAGGTCGCCCACCTGCGCCGCGCGCTGGTCGCGCAGGAAGGTGCGGCTGCCCGGCCGCCAGAGGGAATTGGCCATGGCTGGCGCCTCCTGCGGCGCGGGCATGGGCATGGAGACGGGCCGCCAGCGTGGATCGGCCGTGGGGTCCGAGACGGGCGTGAAGTCCGGCGCGCGGCCGACGCGCGAGAGGCGCTCGGCCTGGCCGCAGCCGGCCAGCAGCAGGAGGGCGAGAAGGGCAGGGGCGGCGCGCTTCATGGCGGGCTTCCTCATCGGGCGGCAGTGGAAACGGGCACGCTGCCCATGGCGACGCGCACGCGGCCGGGGGCGATGGCGATGCCCTCCACCACGTTGCGGCTTGTCAGGTTCATCACCGTCACCGCCTCGCCACGGGCCGCGGCGCGCATGGCGCGGCCCTGCACAGCGAGTTGCAGGCCCGGCGCCTCCAGCAGAAGGGTGACGAGGGCGTTGCGCTGCACGATGGAGGGCGGGCCCAGATCCACCAGCGCGAAGCTCTGCTCCACGGCCATGGGGCGGCGCAGCTCCTGCCCCACCACCTGTTCGAGCTGCTGCGCCTGGCCCGGCCGCACACGTTCGGCGCGCAGGCGGATCAGGCGCGCATCCTCGGGCGCGATGATCTCGTTCAGGGCGAGGCGCCGGGTGGCCACCACCACGGGCGTCGTGGGGGCCGCGCGGCCCACCAGGCGCATGCGCTGGGCGGGCATGCCGTCCGCCAGCACCAGCAGGGTGGCGGCGAAGCGCAGGGAGGGCTGTTCCAGCACCACCCCCTCCAGCGCCATCTCGTAGAAGGCGGCACCCGGGATCATGGGCGGGATCAGGCCGGGCAGGTCCATCTCCATCTCCTCGTCCATGCCGTGCCGGACCAGTTCGGCGCGCAGCAGCGCCTCGATCTCCGCGCGGGGCACGGGGCGGCCGGGGCGTTCGATGACGGCACGCTCCTGCCCCGTCAGGGGCCGCCAGGGAACGCCATGGGCGCGGGCGATGTTCCAGAGGTTCTGCGCCTCCAGCACCATGCGCCTTCCGGGCAGGGGGGCGGCGGCCAGCGGGGTGGCGCCGCGCGGCCCGGCCTGGTCGAAGAGGTCGGAGACGCGCAGCGTATCCCCCTCCAGCAGCACATGCGGGCGCAGCAGGGCGGGCGGCGTCTCGGCGCGGGCCAAGGCGGGCGCGGCCAGCAGCGCGGCAAGAAAGGCCCGGCGCGACATCAGCGCAGCCTCGTCAGCGTGGAGAGCATCTCGTCGGAGGCGGTGATGATGCGGCTGTTCATCTCATAGGCGCGCTGGGCGGTGATCAGCGACGTGATCTCCTGCACCGTGTTCACGTTGGAGGTCTCGATGAAGCCCTGCATCAGCGTGCCATGGCCCGGCTGGCCGGGGGCGGCCGCCTGGGCCTCGCCCGAGGCGGGGGTGGCGAGGAAGAGGTTGTCGCCCATGGCGACGAGGCCGCCCTCATTGGCGAAGATGGCCGTCTGGATCTGCCCCACATTCTGCGGCGCGACCTGCCCGTCGAGCGAGACCAGCACCTCGCCCGAAGCGTTGATCGT from Roseococcus microcysteis includes these protein-coding regions:
- a CDS encoding class II aldolase/adducin family protein produces the protein MSSVKDPAAEIHVEQRRQARIDMAAAHRLAVLHDFHEAIDNHFTLMVPGRPGRFYLNAYGLHWSEVTASNLIEVAFDGTVLEGTGPADRSAICIHAPIHEATGAACVLHTHMPYCTAISQLEDMTIEMTGQSALQFHNRIAYDYDYNGFAHEHEEGARMAALMDGKPILMLANHGVVVTGNSVAQAYHRLYYLERACRTQLFSMWTGHRRRFVKEEVLEKMRVQAAWKDPTMAMSGPEYHFAALKRLLDRSDPSYAD
- a CDS encoding class I SAM-dependent methyltransferase — protein: MAESFDGDWLSLREGFDAESRSMELAEALLEHLDEVARPRFLDLGAGTGSLTRWLGHVPQRPHAWVLADADADLMSRAFDSMMEAAHDWGWRATWPQKKALLLHSPHGAWRIEGILTDLARAPEGLPLDRVDAVTCSALCDLVSERWVEALAAALAEHRLPFYAALNVSGRERFMPPHPDDAWVARGFGRDQRRVKGFGGPALGVEAPAAIARAFAAQSYQVLTAPTDWRIPRQAGAMARELALGHAEAAMRHETREAGRIEAWAEARAAQAEAGRLSVRVPHKDVLCLPPA
- a CDS encoding glycosyltransferase family 4 protein; translated protein: MDIALIVPAPFDTISGGYLYDRRMVEGLRARGHAVRVVELAGAHPMADAAARDAAGAALSGLRAGEVALVDGLGLPAFAPHRDALAARGAVGLIHHPVSLEQGLDREALEPIERDLFAACAKLVVTSPMTATTLGTFGVDLERVSVVEPGTDPAPRSQGSGGPGCRILAVGSIIPRKGHDVLLRALERLTDLDWTLRIVGAAHDPVHLHSLEALVEELGLGARVEFLGGLDTASLEAEYATADLFALATHYEGYGMVVAEAQARGLPMALCTGGAVADLVAPGSAILAPPGDFNSLSRGMRRPIYDTALRAQMADAAWKAGQALPRWEDQAARLATILEAPHG
- a CDS encoding 6-pyruvoyl trahydropterin synthase family protein; this encodes MFSLTVVDHIMIAHSFRGAEFGPAQRLHGATFVVEAEFRAPKLDHLHLLIDIGLAKDELRKILSALDYRNLDEEQVFAGKNTTTEYLCLHIHGLLAAACRDGRMGPGGDGVTGIKVLLRESHIAWAAFEGPVER
- a CDS encoding zinc-dependent alcohol dehydrogenase is translated as MTQAFWHVAPGRAELRPAPCPEPGPDENLVRALASGISRGTERLVHFGRVPPEAATQMRGPMQEGDFPFPVKYGYCLVGEVEAGPHQGQRVFCLHPHQSRLVIPAGLCAPLPDALPTRRAVLGANMETALNAIWDAGPLPGERAMVIGAGVVGLLIAALLARIPGVQVTVVDRDPARAALAESLGARFAPPEDAPGEQELIFHATASEAGLCLALNRAAFEARIIEASWFGAATPALPLGADFHHKRLRLVSTQVGHVSPAMRGRRSHGQRMALALDLLAADARLDALLGPETPFDQLPARITALLDPPPGAAQPLCPLVIY
- a CDS encoding RibD family protein, producing the protein MDGPGFEAEWQALLAGEPGRAGAMAGLFGPLFRPSAPDGCVVVGRLAQTLDGRIATRSGHSQWIGGEGDLRHTHRLRALCHAVLVGAATVREDDPRLTTRRVEGPSPVRVVLDASRRLSADYGIFREGPPTLLVAAEDGPARHGTAEVLRVARGADGGLDLPALLRALAARGLTRIFVEGGGQTVSRFLAAGCLDRLHVTVAPMILGSGRPAFALPEVNRIEQGMRFGWNVHDIAPDVLFDIALDRRAP
- a CDS encoding rod-binding protein, which produces MITPMAPTAAAQVPPRMRQAAQAFEAQVLAQLLQPAFAAAHNDKSPFGGGSAEAQWRPMLVEAFATSAARGGRGIGLADMVLAHMIRTQAQSQENRP
- a CDS encoding flagellar assembly protein FliX, which produces MVEPIRGYGVTARRAARGPAGFRLAESEAPTHAAAIAPMAGLGVGVPPPALTPAERDATAARRGQALLQELTGLQAGLLAGQLPESALRRLAALAEGEAGHDPALRELVGGIALRARITLARLGR
- the dksA gene encoding RNA polymerase-binding protein DksA, with product MVVTLPPDYRPSEDEEFMNALQQEYFRQKLLRWRHELLREAGVTLNSLSAGGITEADLTDRASVETDRALELRTRDRARKLISKIDQALERISNGTYGYCEETDEPIGLRRLEARPIATLSIEAQERHERMEKVHRDD
- a CDS encoding GMC family oxidoreductase produces the protein MDDEFDYVIVGCGAAGSLLAARLSEDSAVRVCVLEAGPKDRNPFIHIPAGFIKTLKDPSVTWQFRTAPTERTGGRPIATVQGRTLGGSSSVNGMIYNRGQPGDLDSWAQRGNRGWGYADSLPYYRRTERRLGYGEADKRGREQGIPVTDMDWINPLSEAFISACEAAGIPRNPDYNSGDQAGVGYFQRAILNGKRVSAYRAFLHGALARPNLDLRTEARANAILMEGKRAVGVTYQRKRGGPSTTVRARREVILCGGTVNTARLLQVSGIGPAPLLQSLGVEVRHELRGVGENFRDHYASRVVWRAKPGVTTLNELARGVRLGGQVARWGMGQPSILATAPSHVYVFWKSFEGLDQPDLQCVFTPGSYKEGQVYVLDDYPGVTAGAWQHRPESTGWVRATSRDVFDDPEIQPNYLKDENDRRVHLGGIRLIRRLLNRPEMAPFLETETLPGLDAQSDDELLDFAYRNGSTTYHLIGTARMGPATDPTAVVDDRLRVHGMQGLRVVDASIMPSMTSANTYATTLMIAEKASDFIRGRALESEAA